GCGACCCTGTTTCTTATGGTGAATTTTGCTTTTTCCGTGACAAAACGTCGAATTCCGCATTATCTCGCCCCGTGGGGGACAAGCGCGGACACAAGGCCGCTATTCACCCCTTAGCCTTTTCCCGCCCCTTGAAGAAGCGAAACATCAGCGTGCCTTCGAAAGCCTATCTCGCCCTCATCATCGCCACGCTCTGCTGGGGTGGCAATACCGTTGCCGGAAAGCTCGCCGTCGGCCACATCAGCCCCATGGCGTTTACCTTCCTGCGCTGGGTTTTGGCCGTCGCCATCATCTTCGCCATTTCCTTGCCGCAGCTCATCAAGGACTGGCCGGTGGTGAAAAAACGCCTGCCTTACTTCTTCGTGCTCGGCAGTATCGGTTACACCGCCTTCAACGTCTTTCTTTATACCGCGCTTCAGCACACCTCCGCCATCAATGCCGCCGTCATCCAGGCGGGCATTCCCATGGTCATATTCGTGCTGAACTTCATCCTGTTCCGCACTCGCGTGCTGTTCGGCCAGATCGCCGGTTTCTGTCTCACCATTGCCGGCGTGGCGCTTCTCGCCTCGCATGGTGATCCGGTCTCGCTGCTGCAACTGGAGATGAATGCCGGCGACGCCATCATGCTGCTGGCGGTGCTGGTCTATGCCATCTACACCGTCATCCTGCGCTGGAAACCAATCGTGGACTGGCGCACGCTGATGGCGATCCCAGCCTTTTTCGCCCTCCTAACCTCAGTCCCGCTGGTCTTTTGGGAAATCTCACGCGACAACGTCGTCTGGCCCGATCAGAAGGGTTGGGTGCTGGTGGTCTATGCCGCCATCTTCGCGTCGCTCATCGCCCAGATCCTGTACATCAAGGGCGTGGAGCAGATCGGCGCCAACCGCGCCGGCCTTTTCATCAACCTCGTCCCCGTCTTCGGCACGCTTCTCTCCGTCATCGTCCTCAGCGAAACCCTGCATCCCTACCAGATCGCGGCGCTGGTGATGGCGCTGGCCGGCATTGCCGTGGCGGAACGAAAAAAATCGCCGGCTTCCTGATCCCGTAAGGGTCTGGAAAACCGGCGCAGTCTGGCAGGCATGAAAAGTTAGGGTTAGAGCGCGGTTTCGCGCTCAACCGGAGAGAAAGCGGCGTTGCCGAGCACGATATCGCCCTTGTCGGTGCTCACAATGAGCACCTTTTCGAGCGATCCGTCATCATCAAGCAAAAAGGCAAGGCGCAGTGCTGCGGAAGACCAGCCGGCACCGGCCAGTGCCGTGCGCTTGATCGCGGCACAATCGCCACAATCATTGGCGCTTACCGAAGGCGTTGCCGGAACATCGGCTGAAAAGCCGGAGAAATAATCATCGAGTGCGCCCATGGTGGCGTTCACATCGCGGTTGACGCGCAGCAGTTCATCGCGGCGTTCGCCGGTCAGCGGTGCGGCAATCGTCGAAACGCATTGGCCGGCGGACAGAACGCAGCCATCAAAACCGCCGGGCGCCGAAATACCGATCTGTGTTACGGCGCTCTTTTCGGCTGCGGCAAAGCTGCGTGCAAAACCGGCGGCACCAGCCGCATCGGCATGAGTGGACATGGAAGCAATGGCAATTCCGCAGATGGCGGCAGCAATAATCTTCTTCAGCATTTTCATACCCCGTTTGACGATCCGCCGGCTTGTGCCGGTCTCGATTTCTGTTTTCCGCAGCGGCCCCGTCCTTGCAGGTTGTCCGCTCCTTGTCTGTGATCCCACAATGGCACAGCACTGTTTTCAGCCGCTTTAAGCCGATTGCTACAATTTTATCGGTTTTCATTTTTGTACAGGGGGCAGGCTCTCCGGAAACATAGCCCGCGCCCGTCGCCCCGAAACCGAGGCAACGCTTAGAAGCGATAAAGGGGCCGCATCGCTGCGGGAGTATCAAATGGTGTAGTAGGGTTTTGCAGACGATGCGGCCCCGGCTTCAACATGTGACCCGCCCGCCAAACCGGTTCCTGTTTGGAGGATGAGCATATGCCGGCCGCCTCAACCGTGACATCGGGAAACTCCCCGGTTTTGGCCGCCTGCCCCGCCCACCTTGCGCCGCGCGCACGCTGGATGACCGGGATGGGATAAGCATAAGCGGCTTTGTGAGACCGGGGATGTGCGGGGATGCCGGCAATGCCATGCCCGGAAAAAAACGCCACTCACCCCATGGTTTTGCCGCATCCCGGACACAGGAATTTTCAGCGGGTTAACAAGCGCTTGATCGGCGGCATTTGAATTAACCTTGTCTTAAAACCCGACGTTAATGGTTAGCAATTTAAGAATTGCGGAACGAAAGGGTTCCGCGATGCGTGGCGTATTTGCCGTTGTTTTACTGATGACTGTTCTGGCCGGTTGCGCAACCGCACCGTCGCAGGTCACCAATGCCTGTGCGATTTTCGAGCAGCGGAACGGCCTCTTCAACAACTGGCGACGTGACGCGAGGGCAGCCGAACGGGAGTTCGGCGTGCCGGTGCCGGTGATGATGGCAACGATCTACACCGAATCTGCCTTCCGCCCCTATGCCCGCCCGCCGCGCACCAAACTCTTCGGCTTCATTCCCTGGACGCGCCAGTCCACCGCTTACGGTTATGCCCAGGCGCTGGACGGTACATGGGAGGTCTACAAACGCGAAACCGGCCGCTGGTCGGCCAGCCGCACGGATTTCACCGACGCAATCCATTTCGTCGGCTGGTATCACGCCAAGAGCCGCCGCGAAAACGGCATTGCGCTGAACGATCCCTATAACCTCTACCTCGCCTATTATTCCGGCCATGCCGGTTACGCCAAGGGAAGCTGGCGCAACAATTCCGCCGTCCAGAAAGCCGCCCGCCGCTCCGCCAACATGGCGCTGCGTTACGAGGCGCAGTTGCAGCAATGCGGATATCGCTAAGGCGGGTGTAGCAGGATCGTTCTGCCTGGATGCGATGCGGAAAGGCGGATCACCTACCCTCACCGTCACCCCGGACTAGATCCGGCATGACGGTGAGGAAGGAGGCCGGGCAGAAAGCTACCCTCCATAAGGCGCCAGAAACGCCCGCACCGCCTCGATTTCGTTCGAACGAATTTCATGCCCGCCCGGATGCCACACCGTTTTCACCGTGCCGCCCTGCGCTTCAAGGCTCTTTTCCAGCGCCTTCGTCAGCGGCACCGGGCAGATGGGATCGCGTTCTCCGGCCGTGATCAACACCCGGCGCGAGGATTTGGCCGCAGCCGCCTGCGGCTCGAACGGGATGAGCGGATGCATCAGCACGGCGGCATCAAAAAGCTCCGGCTGTTCGATCAGCACATTTGCGAGAATATTCGCGCCGTTGGAAAAACCGAGACCGATAACCGGACCAGCCTGATAGTGCTCCCGGTTGGCTTTGACGAAATCCGCCAGCTTGGCTGTTGCCCGCTCTAGATCGGCCATGTCGTAAACGCCCTCACCCGTGCGCCGGAAAAACCGCGCAGCGCCATGTTCGGCGACATCGCCGAGCGGCGAGACAATCGTGGCATTCGGCAACAGGCCCGAGCCGAAATCGAAGAACTGGTTTTCATCACCGCCGGTGCCGTGCAGCACGACGAAAAGCGGTGCACCCGCAACGCCGGCACGGGATTTGTGGAAATATGTGTCTTTGGTCATTGGATAATCCTTTCTGAAAGGAGAAATTCAGCGATACCGAACTCACTCTGCCGCAAGGCATTGGGCATCACATGTCGAGCGAGAGGTTTCAGCGTGTCGTCTTCTCCCCGGACGGGGAGAAGAAAAGAGTGGCAAACGTCCTGCCAAAGGATGGCCAGGTCCGATAGGGTTAAACCGCCTTCTCGTCACCCAGCGGCTCCAGCTGCTTTTCCAGCTGGGCGCGCAGATGCGCGTGCTGGGTCGGCAGCTTCAGCGCCTCGCCGAGATGCGCCGTATCCTCATCGCGGTCGAAACCGGGCTCGTTGGTGGCCACTTCGAACAGCACGCCGCCGGGCGTGCGGAAATAGATCGCCCAGAAATAATCGCGGTCGATCACCGGGGTCACCTGATAGCCGGTATCCATCAGCGCCTTGCGGACTTCGAGCTGTTTTTCGCGGTTTTCGACCGCAAAGGCGATGTGGTGCACCGAACCCGCGCCGAGGCGCGCGCCGGAGATGTTCGGCATGGTTTCGATGTCGATGACATCAGCACCGTTGCCGCCGGGCATGCCGAGACGCAGCACGCCATCCTGGCGGTCCACTTCCTCATAACCCATGAACTTCAAAAGCTCGGCGGTCGCCCCTTCGTCACGGAGGCGCAAGGAGGCGCCCTGAAAACCGTGGATCGCCTGATCCGCACTGACCCCATTGCCGGTCCACTGCGTACGGGCATCATCCTTGACCTCGACCAGCGCGAAACCATCACCATCGGGACCTTCAAAATGCAGGCGCTTGTTGCCGAATGCCTCGTCAGCCTTCAGACCGTCCACGCCCGCCTTGGAAAGACGATCCTGCCAGTAGCCGAGCGAGCCTTCCGGGACGGAAAACAGCGTTGTGCCCACTTCGCCGGTGCCGGGACGACCACGGGCAATGTGCGGGAACGGAAAATAGGTCATGACGGAGCCGGGCGTGCCGACCTCATCGCCATAATAGAGATGGTAGACATCCGGCGCATCGAAATTGACCGTCTTCTTCACCCGGCGCAGGCCGAGCGTATCGGTGAAAAAGCCGTTGTTCTGGCGCGCACTACCGGCCATGGAGGTGACGTGGTGCAGGCCCTTGATCTGGTTCAACATGATAAACCCCTTTTCGCCTTGGCGGCCCGTCAATCGGGCCAGCCGTGTTCATGGCGTGAAGATGGGGTAAGAAGTGCTGCGGGCATAGACCGGCAACAGGAACGGATTGTTCCCGATTGGTGAACGATAAAACCGACTGTTCAACTCAGTCGATAGAGGCATGCCTCAATGATCGTCGGCGAGGCCCATGCTCCAGTAACCGACGGCGCGCAGCGACGCTTTCGGGAAGGAAATCTCATCGGTGAGGAAGGATTTCGCCGCCCTCGCCTCGGACTTCTCGCAGGCGACGAAAACATGCAGGCCATCATGCTCGCCCGTCCAGGCATGGCCGCGCAACGCCTGTTCGATAAGGCCCGATGTGCCGGCGGGCTTGCCGCGACGATAAAGCCATGTCCATTCGACATTGGCGGCGCAGACGATCACCTGCCGTTCCGCCTCGTTGTCGATCTCGGCATAGACGCTGAGCGTCTTGCCAACAGGCATTTCCGCCGCCATGCGCAGCATCACCGGCAGCGCGGTCTCGTCGCCGGCAAAGACGTAACGCTCCGCTTCCGGGCAAGTGCCGCTCGGACCGATGATGCCGAGAACGTCGCCCGGCTTTGCCGTCGCGCCGAAATTTGCGCCCGGCATGTCATCGCCCTCATGCATGACGAAATCGATATCCACCTCACCGCGGCCGACATCGCCGGAGCGGATGGTATAGACGCGCCGCGTCAGAAGATCGTCGCCCGCCGGCCAGACGATCGCGCCGGTGGGCGCGAGGTAAGGCCAGACCGCAGCGCGCGCCTGATCGGGAATGAGCAGCAGGCGAACATGCATGCCGCCGGTGACAAGCCTTTCAATACCGCTTTCGACGGACACCACGAGACGGCGCATATGCGGCGTCAGATTATAGGCGCGGGCAACCTTGCCGACGAAGAGATTGGGTAGCTCGCGCTGATAGGCGCCGTGTCCGCTCCAACGGAAATCGAGTCCCGTCTTGCCGGAAAACTCAACGATATGCTCAGCCACCATGGCCTTGACCGACGTCAATATATGTTCGGAAACGCAGCTTACCCGGGCGGCGAACCGGCCACCTTCGGCGCTGAAGCTGCCATGGCCATATTCCGCCTTGAAACGCACCGTCGTCCCTTCCCGCTCCATCTCCATATGCTCCGAAAAATGATCCTCGAAAGCATCGACGATCGATGCGGGATCGGGCAGCGAGACAGAGGTTTCTGCAGACAGGAGAGACACGGGCACAAATCCTTCACTTTGTAGTCGAGTATTCTTAAACCGGACCCGACTGCGCTGTAAAGATGTTTGCTGCACTCCCCGTCATGCCCGTCTTGAGCCGGCATGACGGCGGAGGATGGAAGGTTGCTTAAGCAGTTTCCGGCAATTGCCAGTCGATAGGCTCGCGGCCATGGGATACCAGGAAGGCGTTTGCCTTGGAAAAATGGCCATTGCCGAAAAAGCCGTTATGGGCCGAAAGCGGCGAAGGGTGCGGCGAGCGCAGCACGAGATGTTTTTTCTG
This region of Agrobacterium tumefaciens genomic DNA includes:
- a CDS encoding DMT family transporter; translated protein: MPSKAYLALIIATLCWGGNTVAGKLAVGHISPMAFTFLRWVLAVAIIFAISLPQLIKDWPVVKKRLPYFFVLGSIGYTAFNVFLYTALQHTSAINAAVIQAGIPMVIFVLNFILFRTRVLFGQIAGFCLTIAGVALLASHGDPVSLLQLEMNAGDAIMLLAVLVYAIYTVILRWKPIVDWRTLMAIPAFFALLTSVPLVFWEISRDNVVWPDQKGWVLVVYAAIFASLIAQILYIKGVEQIGANRAGLFINLVPVFGTLLSVIVLSETLHPYQIAALVMALAGIAVAERKKSPAS
- a CDS encoding transglutaminase-like cysteine peptidase, whose protein sequence is MLKKIIAAAICGIAIASMSTHADAAGAAGFARSFAAAEKSAVTQIGISAPGGFDGCVLSAGQCVSTIAAPLTGERRDELLRVNRDVNATMGALDDYFSGFSADVPATPSVSANDCGDCAAIKRTALAGAGWSSAALRLAFLLDDDGSLEKVLIVSTDKGDIVLGNAAFSPVERETAL
- a CDS encoding transglycosylase SLT domain-containing protein, translated to MRGVFAVVLLMTVLAGCATAPSQVTNACAIFEQRNGLFNNWRRDARAAEREFGVPVPVMMATIYTESAFRPYARPPRTKLFGFIPWTRQSTAYGYAQALDGTWEVYKRETGRWSASRTDFTDAIHFVGWYHAKSRRENGIALNDPYNLYLAYYSGHAGYAKGSWRNNSAVQKAARRSANMALRYEAQLQQCGYR
- a CDS encoding alpha/beta hydrolase; translation: MTKDTYFHKSRAGVAGAPLFVVLHGTGGDENQFFDFGSGLLPNATIVSPLGDVAEHGAARFFRRTGEGVYDMADLERATAKLADFVKANREHYQAGPVIGLGFSNGANILANVLIEQPELFDAAVLMHPLIPFEPQAAAAKSSRRVLITAGERDPICPVPLTKALEKSLEAQGGTVKTVWHPGGHEIRSNEIEAVRAFLAPYGG
- a CDS encoding VOC family protein gives rise to the protein MLNQIKGLHHVTSMAGSARQNNGFFTDTLGLRRVKKTVNFDAPDVYHLYYGDEVGTPGSVMTYFPFPHIARGRPGTGEVGTTLFSVPEGSLGYWQDRLSKAGVDGLKADEAFGNKRLHFEGPDGDGFALVEVKDDARTQWTGNGVSADQAIHGFQGASLRLRDEGATAELLKFMGYEEVDRQDGVLRLGMPGGNGADVIDIETMPNISGARLGAGSVHHIAFAVENREKQLEVRKALMDTGYQVTPVIDRDYFWAIYFRTPGGVLFEVATNEPGFDRDEDTAHLGEALKLPTQHAHLRAQLEKQLEPLGDEKAV
- a CDS encoding siderophore-interacting protein yields the protein MPVSLLSAETSVSLPDPASIVDAFEDHFSEHMEMEREGTTVRFKAEYGHGSFSAEGGRFAARVSCVSEHILTSVKAMVAEHIVEFSGKTGLDFRWSGHGAYQRELPNLFVGKVARAYNLTPHMRRLVVSVESGIERLVTGGMHVRLLLIPDQARAAVWPYLAPTGAIVWPAGDDLLTRRVYTIRSGDVGRGEVDIDFVMHEGDDMPGANFGATAKPGDVLGIIGPSGTCPEAERYVFAGDETALPVMLRMAAEMPVGKTLSVYAEIDNEAERQVIVCAANVEWTWLYRRGKPAGTSGLIEQALRGHAWTGEHDGLHVFVACEKSEARAAKSFLTDEISFPKASLRAVGYWSMGLADDH